Within Micromonospora parathelypteridis, the genomic segment GCACCCGGTCACCGTCGACGTCACCGGGATCAGCGCGACGCTGACCACCGGTGAGCTGACCGCGCGGGTCGCGCTCGTCGACGGGTGGCGGGTCGACTTCCTGCACGGCGACCGGTTGGTCACCGCGTCCACCGAGCGCAGCATCGGCGTCGTCACCGACGCCGAGGGCCGCCCGCACGTGCACGAGCGGCTCGCCCTCGGTGTCGGTGAGACGGTGTACGGGTTGGGCGAGCGCTTCGGCCCGTTCGTCAAGAACGGGCAGACGGTCGACATCTGGAACGCCGACGGCGGCACTGCCAGCGAGCAGGCGTACAAGAACGTGCCGTTCTACCTGAGCAGCGCCGGCTACGGGGTGTTCGTGGACCACCCGGAGCACGTGTCGTTCGAGGTCGGCTCCGAGGTCGTCACACAGACCCAGTTCAGCGTCGAGGGACAGTCGCTCACCTACTACGTCATCGACGGGCCCAACCCGAAGGACGTGCTGCGCCGCTACACCGCGCTCACCGGCCGGCCGGCCCGGATCCCCGCCTGGTCGTACGGGCTGTGGCTGTCCACCTCGTTCACCACCTCGTACGACGAGAAGACGGTGACCGAGTTCGTCGACGGGATGGCCGAGCGCGGGCTGCCGCTGTCGGTGTTCCACTTCGACTGCTTCTGGATGCGTCAGTTCCACTGGGTCGACTTCGTCTGGGACCCGGCGACCTTCCCCGACCCGGAGGGGATGCTGCGCCGGCTGCACGAGCGTGACCTGAAGGTGTGCGTCTGGATCAACCCGTACATCGCCCAGCGCTCGTACCTGTTCGAGGAGGGCCGCGAGGCCGGCTACCTGGTTCGCAACCCGGACGGGTCGGTCTGGCAGTGGGACAAGTGGCAGGCCGGCATGGCGCTTGTCGACTTCACCAACCCGGATGCGGTCCGCTGGTTCACCGGCAAGCTCAAGGCGCTGCTCGACATGGGCGTCGACTGCTTCAAGACCGACTTCGGTGAGCGCATCCCGACCGACGTGGTGTGGCACGACGGCTCGGACCCGCAGCGGATGCACAACTACTACTCCTACCTCTACAACAAGGCCGTCTTCGAGTTGCTGGAGGCGGAACGCGGGAAGGGCGAGGCGGTGCTGTTCGCCCGCTCGGCCACCGCCGGTGGGCAGCAGTTCCCGGTGCACTGGGGCGGCGACTGCGAGTCGACGTTCGTCGCGATGGCCGAGTCGCTGCGCGGCGGGTTGTCCCTGGCCGCGTCCGGCTTCGGCTACTGGAGCCACGACATCGGCGGCTTCGAGGGCACCCCCGATCCGGCCGTGTTCAAGCGGTGGGTCGCCTTCGGGTTGCTCTCGTCGCACTCCCGGCTGCACGGTTCCGGCTCGTACCGGGTGCCGTGGGCATTCGACGACGAGGCCGTCGACGTGCTGCGGCACTTCACCCAGCTCAAGCTCGGCCTGATGCCGTATCTCGCGGCCGCCGCGCAGGAGGCGCACCGCGACGGTACGCCGGTGATGCGGCCGATGTTCCTGGAGTTCCCGGACGACCCGGCCACGGCGTACCTGGACCGGCAGTACATGCTCGGCCCCGACGTGCTGGTCGCTCCGGTGCTCAGCGCCGACGGCGACGTCACCTACTACGTGCCCGCCGGCACCTGGACGCACCTGGTCACCGGCGCGCAGGTCACCGGCCCGGCGTGGGTCACCGAGAAGCACGGGTTCGACAGCCTGCCGGTGCTGGCACGGCCCGGCGCGGTCATCCCGTTCGGCTCCCGCAACGACCGACCGGACTACGAGTGGGCCGACGATGTGCGGCTGCGGCTGTACGCACCGGCCGAGGGGCAGCGGACCCGGGTACGGGTACCGTCACCCGGGGACGGGCCGGGCGTCGAGTTCGACGTGCGCTACGAGGATGGGACTGCCAGCGCCGAACTGGTCGCTGGCACCTCGACGGGCCACATCTGCGAGATCCAGGGGATTGAACGATGACGCAACACCACTTCCCGGAAAGCTTCGTCTGGGGGTCGGCGACGGCCTCGTACCAGATCGAGGGCGCGGTCACCGAGGACGGGCGCGGACCGTCCATCTGGGACACCTACAGTCACACGCCCGGGCGGACGCTGAACGGCGACACCGGCGACGTGGCCGCCGACCACTACCACCGGTGGGCTGACGACCTCGGGCACATCACCGACCTCGGGCTCAGCGCGTACCGATTCTCGATCTCCTGGCCGCGGGTGCAGCCGGGCGGCTCGGGTCGGTTCAACCAGGCTGGCATCGACTTCTACTCGCGGCTGGTGGACGGGCTGCTGGAGCGGGGCGTCCGCCCGGTGGCCACCATGTACCACTGGGACCTGCCGCAGGAGTTGGAGGACGCCGGCGGCTGGGCGGTGCGGGAGACCGCGCTGCGCTTCCAGGAGTACGCGGCGGGCATCGTTGGTGCGCTGGGCGACCGGGTGCACACCTGGACGACGCTCAACGAGCCGTGGTGCTCGGCGTACCTGGGCTACGCCTCCGGTGTGCACGCGCCGGGTCGGACGGAGCCGGCGGCGGCGCTGGCCGCGGTGCACCACCTCAACCTCGCGCACGGGCTGGCCGGCCGGGTGGTCCGGGAGTTGGCCCCGACCGCCGAACTGTCGGTGACGCTGAACCTGCACGTGATCCGGGGCGCGTCCGACTCGGCTGCGGACCAGGACGCGGTACGCCGCATCGACGCGTTGGCCAACCGCGCGTTCCTCGGCCCGATGCTGGACGGGGCGTACCCGGCCGACCTGCTGGCCGACACCGCATCCGTCACCGACTGGTCGTTCGTCCGCGAGGGCGACGAGAAGCTGATCGCGGTGCCGCTGGACGTGCTCGGGGTCAACTACTACTCGAGCACCCTGGTCCGAGCCTGGGACGGGGTGTCGGCCCGCTCCGACGCCGACGGGCACGGCGCTTCGACCTCGACGCCGTGGGTCGCCGCCGACAACGTCGACTTCCTGCCGCAGCCCGGCCCGTACACGGCGATGGGTTGGAACATCGACCCGCCGGCCCTGACCGAGCTGCTGCTGCGCCTGCGGCACGAGTACCCGAGCCAGCCGATGATGATCACCGAGAACGGCGCGGCGTTCGACGACGTGGTGTCCGCCGACGGCCAGATCCACGACGACCGGCGGATCGACTACCTGCGCCGGCACATCGGCGCGGTGGCCGACGCCCGGGCGCAAGGCGCCGACGTCCGCGGCTACTTCGTCTGGTCGCTGCTGGACAACTTCGAGTGGGGCTACGGCTACGACCGCCGCTTCGGGATCATCCGCGTCGACTACGACACCCAGGTACGCACCTGGAAGGACAGCGCCCACTGGTACCAGCGGCTCGCCGCGACCGGCCGTCTCGACTGACGCCTCCCGCACGATGTCACTTTCCGTGGGTACGGCGTCATGGCGCCACGACGGCTCGGCCTGCAGACTCAGGGCATGGTTGAGCACGTCACCGTCGTCGCCTTCCCCGGCGTGCAGTCCCTCGACATCGCCGGGCCGTGGGAGGTCCTGACCGGGGCGAACCGGCATCGGGCAGCACGTGGTGAGCAACCCGCGTACGACCTGAGGCTGGCGGGCGCGGAGGAGAAGGTGGCGTCCGAGAGCGGCCTCGTCATGGTGGCCGACGCGCTCGGGGAGCCCGTCCAGGCCGGCACCCTCGTCGTCCCCGGCGGCCGTACTGCGGCCGCCGGGGACGAGCACGCCGACCTCGTCGCCTGGTTGCGGGAGTGCCGCCCCACCCGGCTGTTGTCGATCTGTTCCGGAGCGTTCCTGTGCGCACGGGCGGGGTTGCTCAGCGGTCGCCGGGTGGCCACCCACTGGTCTGTGTCCAGGGACCTCGGCCGCCGATTCTCCGACCTCACCGTCGACCACGACGCCCTCTACGTGCACGACGGCCCGGTATGGACGTCGGGTGGTGTCACGGCAGGAATCGACCTGGCACTGGCTGTCGTGGCGGCCGACCACGGAGCGCCAGTCGCCCAGGAGATCGCCCGCTGGCTCGTGATGTTCCTGCATCGCCCCGGACAGCAGGCCCAGTTCTCCGGCCCGGTGTGGTTGGAACGCGCCACCGAGAAGCGGGTAGCCGCCGTTCAGCGCGCCATCGATGCCAACCCGGCGGCGGCACACCGTGTCGATGACCTTGCCGCGCAGTTCGCCATGTCGCCTCGACACTTCCAGCGTCTCTTCGCACGTGAGACGGGACTCACCGTCGGGCGCTACCTCACCGAGCTTCGCCTGGAGACCGCCAAACGTCTCCTGGTGCAGTCCGATCTCGCCCTCGACGCGGTGGCGGCCAGGTCGGGATTCGGGTCGGCCGAGTCGCTTCGACGTGTCTTCGGTGAACGACTCGGCACGACCCCGGGCGCGTTTCGCGCACGCTTCTCGATGCTCTGACCGCATTCGACGGCCCATCGCTCCGAACCACCGAAAGGAACCTCTGGTGACCCACGTCGTCATTCCGCTGTACGAGCGTTTCACCGCGCTGGACGTCATCGGCGTTTACCAGCCACTGGCCCTCACCCCGGGCATCGACGTGGTCCTGGTCGCCGAACGCCCCGGTCCCGTCCGGGACGACTGTGGGATGGTCTCCCTGGTGGCCGAGGCCGCGCTCGAAGACGTGGAAGCGGCCGACGTTCTCGTCGTCCCGGGAGGACCAGGGACCGTTCAGGCTCTCACCGGGCCTCTACCGGCCTGGATCAGACGGATCCACCACACGACGACCTTCACGACCTCCGTGTGCTCCGGCTCGATCCTCCTGGGAGCCGCCGGACTACTTCGGGGACGACGTGGCACCAGCCACTACCGCGCAGCACAGGAGCTGATCCGCTTCGGCGCCGAGCCGACGGACCAGCGGGTCGTCGAAGAACCGGACGCCCGCATCATCACGGCCGCCGGCGTGTCGAGCGGCATCGACATGGGGCTGAGACTCGTCGAACTCCTCACCGACCGGACGACCGCGGAGGCCATCCAGCTATGGATGGAGTACGACCCACAACCACCGTTCGACAGCGGCCACCCGTCCCGCGCGACCCCCGAGGTGATCGCCCGAGCGGCCGCGTACGACAGCGCGGCCAGGATGGCGCACGCGGGGCCGCCTCCGCCCCGGTGAACTTCGCGGTGTGCTAGACGCCCACGCGCTGCGGCGGCACGGTGAGGCCGTAGAGCGCCATCAGCTCCGGGGTGTCGACCCGACTGCCGTCGGCCACCGAGTCGCAGGCGATGTCGACGATCTGGTCCTTGTGCGCCAGCAGGTACGGCCGGGCGCCCACGTCGGCGCTGGCCAGGGTGGCGATGCCGGGCCAGTGCCGACGGCCGAAGAGCATCGGGTAGCCGCGCAGCCCGTCGTAGGTGGCGCAGACCAGCACGTCCGGGTACGGCAGCGCGGCCACCCGGCGGACCGCCGCGGCGGTCAGGCCCGGCATGTCGACGGGGACCACCACCACCGCCTCGATCCCCTCGTCGTCCATGGCGGCCAGACCGGCCCGGATCGACGAGCCGACCCCGGTGCCCCACGCCTTGTTGATCACTACGGTGGCCTCGCCCAGGTCGGCGGTTTCCCGGACCTGCTCGGCGGCGGCACCCAGCACGACCACGATCTGCTCGCAGCCCGCCTTGGTCATCGTGTCGATCATCTGGTTGACCAGGGGCTTCTCGCCCTGGTGGAGCAGCGCCTCGGGACCGCCGATCCGTCGTCCCCCGCCCGCGGCGATGATCATTCCTGCGATCCGGTTCAGCTGCGCCCCCTCAAGCATGGGACCGACCGTGACCGATCCGTCCCTTCCTACGGAGACTGCAACGAGGACGGCTGGCCGGGAGTGGCGGGGCGAAAGGGGGAAATAGTGCAATCGTTACACGCCCGGCATCTCCCGATACGGACACCTGAGGTCCCCGAGCACGGCGGGGTGTTCGACGCGGTGGTGTCGGCCGACGGCCGGGTTCGCCGGGACCGAGCGGCGATCAGCTCGCCTCTGCGGGCACTGCGATCGCGGTGCCGCCCCACCGCCGGGGCACCCGTCGAGCCACCCAGCCGAGGCCGGAGACGGTGAGCGCGTACAGGACGACCGGAGCGAGGACGACGAGCGCGGCGATTGCCGCGACCAGGGGCACGTAGCCGGCGGACACCCCCGTGGCAATCGCCCCGCCCACGGCATATCCGACGGCCAGGACGACAGCGACGGGCACGGACAGCGCCACCACCCGGCCGGTCCCCCGATCACGGCCGGCGGCGTCCCCGACCGCCACGGCCGGCAGGAAGAGCAGGGGAAGCAGGACCACACCGAGCACTGCGGCGATCAACACGAGCATCGGCCCGGCCAGCGGGCCGCCCAGCCCGGACCCGCTGGCCAGCGCGTACGCCAGCAGGCCGAGGTATCCCACGACCGCCTCGGCGACGAAGACCAGCCAGGCGGCGGCCATTCCGGCCAGATGACGGACGACTGCGGCGACCATGGAGCACCTTCCCATCCCGACGAAAGCGCGACGCTCCGGTGAGACTAACCGAGGCGCTGCCTCGGGTTGAGCCCTCACTCAGTCGGCGTCGGCATAGCAGTCCACGATGGACAGATCCAGCGGGAACCGGACCGGCGTCGCACCGAAGAGCAGCGCGGAGGCCCGCTCACCGGAGCGGGTGACTGCCTCGGCGACCGCGGCAGCCTGCTCGGCGGGAGCGTGCACGATCACCTCGTCGTGCTGAAAGAAGACCAACTCCGCGTCTGTGCCGGCCAGCTCCGTACGCAACGTCGCCAGCAGCGTGGAGGCCCACTCGGCGGCGGTGGCCTGGATGACGAAGTTGCGCGTGAAGCGCCCCCGGGACCGCGCGGCCCGAGCCCGAGGGCTGTGCCGGTCGGCCGCTCCATCCGGATCGGACGGCACATCGTCGGGATCACCGAACCCGGCCGAACCCGGCGGACACGTCCGCCCCAGCCACGACCGCACCAACCCGCCCGCCTCACCGGTGCGCGCCGCCGCCTCGACGTAGTTGAACGCCGTCGGGTAACTGCGCTTCAGCACCGCCAACGCGGGCACCGCGGCGCCGCCGGTCTGCCCGTACATCGCGCCGAGCAGGGCCACCTTGGCCCGCGCCCGGTCGCCGCCGAACGCATCGCGCGCCAGCGCGGCGTAGAGGTCACCGGCACCTCCCGCCGCCGCCAGACGCGCGTCGCCGGAGACAGCGGCGAGCACCCGGGGCTCCAACTGGCCGGCGTCGGCGACGACCAACCGCCAGCCCGGATCGGCCATCACCGCGCGCCGGATCACCTTCGGGATCTGCAACGCGCCACCACCCCGGGTGGCCCAGCGGCCGGAGACCACCCCACCCGGCACGTACTCCGGTTGGAACCGGCCGCCCTGCACCCACTGCTCGCGCCACGACCAGCTGTGCGCCGTCCAGATCCGGTAGAGCTCCTTGTATTCCAGCACCAGCGGCACCGCCGGATGGTCCACCCCGCGCAGCACCCAGGCCCGGGTGTTGGGCAGCTCCACCCCGACCCGGGCGAACGCCTTCAACAGCTCCGCCGGGGAGTCGGCGTGCAGGCGACGTACGCCGAACGCGTCGGCGATCTGGGCTGCCAGGTCGGCGAGTCGAC encodes:
- the yicI gene encoding alpha-xylosidase gives rise to the protein MKFTDGYWQLRPGVSVLRPGIVESVEPDDRGFTVFAPTGQITGRGDTLNRPLVTVRFFSPAPGVIGVTIAHHTGGLPREPHFGLNTDETHPVTVDVTGISATLTTGELTARVALVDGWRVDFLHGDRLVTASTERSIGVVTDAEGRPHVHERLALGVGETVYGLGERFGPFVKNGQTVDIWNADGGTASEQAYKNVPFYLSSAGYGVFVDHPEHVSFEVGSEVVTQTQFSVEGQSLTYYVIDGPNPKDVLRRYTALTGRPARIPAWSYGLWLSTSFTTSYDEKTVTEFVDGMAERGLPLSVFHFDCFWMRQFHWVDFVWDPATFPDPEGMLRRLHERDLKVCVWINPYIAQRSYLFEEGREAGYLVRNPDGSVWQWDKWQAGMALVDFTNPDAVRWFTGKLKALLDMGVDCFKTDFGERIPTDVVWHDGSDPQRMHNYYSYLYNKAVFELLEAERGKGEAVLFARSATAGGQQFPVHWGGDCESTFVAMAESLRGGLSLAASGFGYWSHDIGGFEGTPDPAVFKRWVAFGLLSSHSRLHGSGSYRVPWAFDDEAVDVLRHFTQLKLGLMPYLAAAAQEAHRDGTPVMRPMFLEFPDDPATAYLDRQYMLGPDVLVAPVLSADGDVTYYVPAGTWTHLVTGAQVTGPAWVTEKHGFDSLPVLARPGAVIPFGSRNDRPDYEWADDVRLRLYAPAEGQRTRVRVPSPGDGPGVEFDVRYEDGTASAELVAGTSTGHICEIQGIER
- a CDS encoding GH1 family beta-glucosidase; this translates as MTQHHFPESFVWGSATASYQIEGAVTEDGRGPSIWDTYSHTPGRTLNGDTGDVAADHYHRWADDLGHITDLGLSAYRFSISWPRVQPGGSGRFNQAGIDFYSRLVDGLLERGVRPVATMYHWDLPQELEDAGGWAVRETALRFQEYAAGIVGALGDRVHTWTTLNEPWCSAYLGYASGVHAPGRTEPAAALAAVHHLNLAHGLAGRVVRELAPTAELSVTLNLHVIRGASDSAADQDAVRRIDALANRAFLGPMLDGAYPADLLADTASVTDWSFVREGDEKLIAVPLDVLGVNYYSSTLVRAWDGVSARSDADGHGASTSTPWVAADNVDFLPQPGPYTAMGWNIDPPALTELLLRLRHEYPSQPMMITENGAAFDDVVSADGQIHDDRRIDYLRRHIGAVADARAQGADVRGYFVWSLLDNFEWGYGYDRRFGIIRVDYDTQVRTWKDSAHWYQRLAATGRLD
- a CDS encoding GlxA family transcriptional regulator: MVEHVTVVAFPGVQSLDIAGPWEVLTGANRHRAARGEQPAYDLRLAGAEEKVASESGLVMVADALGEPVQAGTLVVPGGRTAAAGDEHADLVAWLRECRPTRLLSICSGAFLCARAGLLSGRRVATHWSVSRDLGRRFSDLTVDHDALYVHDGPVWTSGGVTAGIDLALAVVAADHGAPVAQEIARWLVMFLHRPGQQAQFSGPVWLERATEKRVAAVQRAIDANPAAAHRVDDLAAQFAMSPRHFQRLFARETGLTVGRYLTELRLETAKRLLVQSDLALDAVAARSGFGSAESLRRVFGERLGTTPGAFRARFSML
- a CDS encoding DJ-1/PfpI family protein; this translates as MTHVVIPLYERFTALDVIGVYQPLALTPGIDVVLVAERPGPVRDDCGMVSLVAEAALEDVEAADVLVVPGGPGTVQALTGPLPAWIRRIHHTTTFTTSVCSGSILLGAAGLLRGRRGTSHYRAAQELIRFGAEPTDQRVVEEPDARIITAAGVSSGIDMGLRLVELLTDRTTAEAIQLWMEYDPQPPFDSGHPSRATPEVIARAAAYDSAARMAHAGPPPPR
- a CDS encoding nucleotidyltransferase family protein: MIIAAGGGRRIGGPEALLHQGEKPLVNQMIDTMTKAGCEQIVVVLGAAAEQVRETADLGEATVVINKAWGTGVGSSIRAGLAAMDDEGIEAVVVVPVDMPGLTAAAVRRVAALPYPDVLVCATYDGLRGYPMLFGRRHWPGIATLASADVGARPYLLAHKDQIVDIACDSVADGSRVDTPELMALYGLTVPPQRVGV
- a CDS encoding bifunctional 3'-5' exonuclease/DNA polymerase, with the protein product MLVAVVADERGGGVLCPLDAAGRPAGPTEVVADLVAAVAAREAAEHPRWVWSTAASVYPGLLRAGVRVDRCHDVELTEALLLGHAGRWGEPRALAAAWARLTGAAVPPDPPPRAAEPPGHGQGALFDTLPGPSGPGIDALTQVYADQLARIAETEHPGRFRLLVAAESAGALIAVEMGAAGLPWRADVHDEILTELLGEASPVGGPPRRLADLAAQIADAFGVRRLHADSPAELLKAFARVGVELPNTRAWVLRGVDHPAVPLVLEYKELYRIWTAHSWSWREQWVQGGRFQPEYVPGGVVSGRWATRGGGALQIPKVIRRAVMADPGWRLVVADAGQLEPRVLAAVSGDARLAAAGGAGDLYAALARDAFGGDRARAKVALLGAMYGQTGGAAVPALAVLKRSYPTAFNYVEAAARTGEAGGLVRSWLGRTCPPGSAGFGDPDDVPSDPDGAADRHSPRARAARSRGRFTRNFVIQATAAEWASTLLATLRTELAGTDAELVFFQHDEVIVHAPAEQAAAVAEAVTRSGERASALLFGATPVRFPLDLSIVDCYADAD